A DNA window from Impatiens glandulifera chromosome 7, dImpGla2.1, whole genome shotgun sequence contains the following coding sequences:
- the LOC124945599 gene encoding probable serine/threonine-protein kinase At1g01540 has protein sequence MSVYDAAFLNSELSKPTSIFGLKLWVVIGIFVGTIFVLILFLLSLCITSRRRKSPKLLPRQGKLSGRASELTPVVSKEIQEIIHDASGIDHRSIVAPVPQIQIDIGKAEHRVVFSDRASSGESRATSATDTASFGGGSMPEVSHLGWGRWYTLRELEDATNGLSDGNVIGEGGYGIVYSGLLTDNTKVAVKNLLNNRGQAEREFKVEVEVIGRVRHKNLVRLLGYCVEGAYRMLVYEYVDNGNLDQWLHGDVGEVSPLTWEIRMNILMGTAKGLAYLHEGLEPKVVHRDIKSSNILLDRQWHAKVSDFGLAKLLCSERSYVTTRVMGTFGYVAPEYACTGMLTEKSDVYSFGILIMEIISGRTPVDYARPQGEVNLVDWLKSMVGNRKSEEVVDPKLPHMPSSKALKRVLLVALRCVDPDAQKRPKMGHVIHMLESEDLMCRDERRVVKDPS, from the exons ATGTCAGTATACGATGCGGCTTTCTTGAACAGCGAGCTGTCCAAGCCGACTTCAATCTTCGGCCTAAAGCTATGGGTGGTAATAGGGATCTTCGTTGGAACAATTTTCGTTCTAATCCTCTTCCTTCTTTCCCTCTGTATCACCTCTCGCCGTCGTAAGTCACCAAAGTTGCTTCCTCGACAAGGTAAGCTTTCAGGCCGAGCATCCGAACTTACTCCTGTTGTTTCAAAGGAAATCCAGGAGATTATTCATGATGCATCGGGGATTGATCACCGGTCGATCGTTGCGCCGGTTCCGCAGATCCAGATCGACATTGGTAAGGCTGAGCATCGAGTTGTGTTTTCCGATCGGGCGTCGAGTGGGGAGTCTAGGGCTACGAGCGCAACGGATACTGCTTCGTTTGGAGGTGGATCGATGCCGGAGGTTTCGCATCTTGGTTGGGGACGTTGGTATACGCTTAGGGAACTTGAAGATGCTACTAATGGTTTGTCGGATGGGAATGTGATTGGTGAAGGAGGTTATGGAATTGTTTATAGTGGTTTATTGACTGATAATACTAAAGTTGCTGTGAAGAATCTGTTGAACAATag GGGTCAGGCCGAGAGAGAGTTTAAAGTAGAAGTAGAAGTAATTGGGCGTGTACGCCATAAAAACCTAGTCAGGCTCTTAGGTTACTGTGTTGAAGGAGCTTACAG GATGCTGGTCTATGAGTATGTGGATAATGGGAACTTGGATCAATGGCTACATGGGGATGTAGGGGAGGTTAGCCCTTTAACATGGGAGATCCGTATGAATATTTTGATGGGAACAGCAAAAGG aTTGGCTTATCTTCATGAAGGTCTTGAACCAAAGGTTGTCCATCGAGACATTAAGTCTAGCAATATATTACTTGATCGTCAGTGGCATGCAAAGGTTTCTGATTTCGGGCTTGCTAAGCTCCTCTGCTCCGAGAGAAGTTATGTAACAACCCGAGTCATGGGAACTTTTGG atATGTTGCGCCAGAATATGCTTGCACGGGTATGTTGACAGAAAAAAGTGATGTCTATAGTTTTGGAATACTTATAATGGAGATAATATCGGGTAGGACTCCAGTTGACTACGCAAGACCTCAAGGAGAG GTAAATTTGGTGGATTGGTTGAAGTCTATGGTTGGTAACAGAAAATCTGAGGAAGTGGTTGATCCAAAGTTGCCTCATATGCCTTCTTCAAAAGCTCTGAAACGTGTTCTGTTGGTTGCTCTTCGATGTGTTGATCCTGACGCACAAAAGAGACCTAAAATGGGACATGTTATCCACATGCTGGAATCTGAAGATTTGATGTGCCGCGAT GAACGTCGTGTTGTTAAAGATCCTTCATAA
- the LOC124945154 gene encoding glycosyltransferase-like KOBITO 1, with product MSALHYSLRSSSFASTILLLLTIIPLTLALFAFILQWRGGGVDDPVTRWSPEESRKFPGMDSSPLSTVEHSSSSDCVNLGKSSSPSFPYYRDWKFNIGSDLKPKICITTSTSAGLSQILPWMFYHKVIGVSTFFLFVEGNAASPSVSRVLESIPGVKVIYRTKELEEQQAKSRIWNETWLSSFFYKPCNFELFVKQSLNMEMAIVMAREAHVDWIMHLDTDELIHPAGAKEYSLRQLLADVPANVDMVVFPNYESSVERDDIKEPFTEVSMFKKNYDHLPKDTYFGMYKESTRGNPNYFLTYGNGKAAARVQNHLRPNGAHRWHNYMKTPNEIKLEEAAVLHYTYAKFSDLTSRRDRCGCKPTKDDVKRCFILEFDRSAFIIASTATEEEMLAWYREHVVWTDKSLNTKLLRKGIMARIYAPMAIIQGLKESGIFVSIISSAPSNLTKDFDSSNLTTTRKMVRDTVAHATSRKILETEILEAAVPPLSSPGMDENGDETIFHL from the exons ATGTCGGCACTACACTATTCTCTCCGTTCAAGCTCGTTTGCTTCAACCATTCTTCTCCTCTTAACAATCATCCCCTTAACTCTCGCCCTTTTCGCCTTCATTCTCCAATGGCGCGGCGGTGGAGTCGACGATCCCGTTACTCGTTGGTCGCCGGAGGAATCTCGCAAGTTTCCCGGTATGGATAGCTCACCTTTGTCTACTGTAGAACACTCCTCTTCTTCTGATTGTGTCAACCTCGGAAAGAGTTCTTCACCGTCATTTCCTTACTATCGCGATTGGAAGTTTAACATCGGATCCGATCTCAAACCAAAG ATATGTATTACGACAAGTACATCTGCCGGATTGAGTCAGATTCTCCCTTGGATGTTCTATCATAAGGTTATTGGCGTTAGTACGTTTTTCCTATTCGTTGAAGGGAATGCTGCATCTCCTAGCGTTTCTAGGGTTCTTGAATCAATTCCT GGTGTAAAAGTCATATACAGAACAAAAGAGCTAGAAGAACAACAGGCTAAAAG CCGCATCTGGAATGAGACATGGTTATCGAGCTTCTTTTATAAACCGTGTAACTTTGAGCTTTTCGTGAAGCAATCTCTCAACATGGAGATGGCTATAGTAATGGCAAGG gAAGCTCACGTGGATTGGATAATGCATCTTGATACCGATGAATTGATACATCCGGCGGGTGCTAAAGAGTATTCTTTGAGGCAGTTACTGGCTGACGTGCCTGCAAATGTGGATATGGTTGTTTTCCCCAATTAT GAGAGTAGTGTTGAACGAGATGATATCAAGGAACCTTTTACAGAG GTATCAATGTTCAAGAAGAATTACGATCATCTTCCAAAGGATACGTATTTTGGAATGTATAAGGAGTCAACTCGTGGTAATCCTAACTACTTTTTGACATATGGAAATGGTAAAGCAGCTGCTCGAGTTCAGAATCATCTTCGTCCTAATGGTGCTCATAGATGGCACAATTACATGAAAACCCCAAA TGAAATCAAACTCGAAGAAGCTGCTGTTCTACATTATACATACGCTAAGTTCTCAGACTTGACTTCAAGACGAGATCGATGCGGCTGCAAGCCTACGAAAGATGACGTCAAGCGTTGCTTCATTTTGGAATTCGACAGATCT GCCTTCATTATTGCTTCGACTGCTACTGAAGAGGAAATGCTAGCATG GTACCGCGAACATGTTGTATGGACAGACAAATCACTGAACACCAAATTGCTGAGAAAAGGAATTATGGCACGAATATACGCTCCCATG GCCATAATCCAAGGTTTAAAGGAATCTGGTATTTTTGTATCAATTATTTCATCTGCCCCATCAAACCTAACAAAGGACTTTGATAGTTCAAACTTAACAACAACGAGAAAGATGGTTAGAGATACTGTGGCTCATGCTACTTCCAGGAAAATTTTAGAAACCGAAATCTTAGAAGCAGCTGTCCCGCCTTTATCCTCTCCCGGAATGGATGAAAATGGCGACGAGACGATCTTCCATCTGTAA
- the LOC124944756 gene encoding translation initiation factor IF-2, with product MAWSKAGKRGNFSSLTRALDLTTYGNLRASISSHAILYREKPFSNSIKCLRDIYKNPSCGPDLLANRSLIRGFHVSPELLNKRKDEPFGVKTTNRKGKYSKRPNTGQTPVDAPYVPPQQKRNSTSMQDKPIEIFEGMTLLELAKRSGKPISALQDVLGNVGESVGSEFDSLSIDIAELIAMEVGVNVKRLHSDKGSEIRARPAVVTVMGHVDHGKTSLLDALRQTSVAAKEAGGITQHLGAFIVGMPSGASITFLDTPGHAAFSAMRARGAAVTDIVVLVVAADDGVMPQTFEAMAHAKSAGVPIVVAINKCDKPGANPERVKVQLATEGLLLEEMGGDIQVVEVSALNKTGLDKLEEALLLQAEMMDLKARVDGPAQAYVVEARLDKGRGPLATAIIKAGTLVSGKHIVVGAEWGKIRAIRDTVGKPVDKAGPATPVVIEGLKGLPMAGDDITVVETEERAKMLSAGRKKKVEKDRLNKIEEERLEKLKSDKESSETLDESEEVIQRVELPIIVKADVQGSAQAVTDALRSLNSPQVLVNIVHVGLGPISQSDVDLARACDACIVGFNVRNPPSSVSMSATRAKIQIKVHAVIYHLLNEMGNLIVEKAPGTSEMKVAGEAQVINIFELKGRSKAKGDDVKIAGCKVVDGHVSKSATFRLLRSGEIVFEGSCSSLKKEKQDVDMVGKGCECGLVIQDCLDFRVGDVVQCMEMIKRKPKFISSQSGAVRIEC from the exons ATGGCTTGGAGCAAGGCTGGGAAAAGG GGGAATTTTTCTAGCCTGACTAGAGCTCTAGATTTAACAACTTATGGAAATTTACGAGCATCTATATCTTCACATGCTATTCTGTACAGGGAAAAACCATTTTCTAATTCAATCAAATGTCTACGAG ATATTTATAAGAATCCTTCATGTGGGCCTGATCTATTGGCAAACCGATCATTGATACG GGGATTTCATGTGAGTCCGGAGTTACTGAATAAAAGAAAAGACGAGCCATTTGGTGTGAAGACTACTAACAGGAAAGGGAAATATTCCAAAAGACCCAATACGGGACAGACACCGGTTGATGCCCCTTATGTTCCTCCTCAACAAAAAAGAAATTCCACATCAATGCAAGATAAACCGATTGAAATATTTGAAGGAATGACTCTTTTGGAGCTTGCCAAGCGTTCTGGAAAGCCTATTTCTGCACTTCAGGATGTCCTTGGAAATGTTGGGGAGAGTGTTGGTTCTGAGTTTGACTCGCTGAGCATTGACATCGCAGAGTTGATTGCAATG GAAGTTGGTGTAAATGTGAAGAGGCTGCACTCTGATAAAGGTTCGGAAATTCGAGCAAGACCTGCAGTTGTAACCGTTATGGGTCATGTTGACCATGGAAAAACATCTCTACTGGATGCTTTGCGTCAAACCTCAGTTGCAGCAAAAGAAGCAGGAGGAATCACTCAGCATCTGGGTGCGTTTATTGTTGGTATGCCTTCAGGAGCATCAATCACCTTTCTGGATACTCCAGGTCATGCAGCATTCAGTGCTATGCGAGCCAGAGGTGCAGCCGTCACAGACATAGTTGTTCTAGTGGTGGCAGCCGATGATGGTGTGATGCCCCAAACATTTGAAGCCATGGCCCACGCGAAATCAGCAGGTGTACCAATTGTAGTGGCAATTAATAAGTGCGATAAGCCCGGAGCCAACCCAGAAAGAGTGAAAGTCCAGCTTGCCACAGAAGGCTTACTTCTGGAGGAAATGGGTGGGGATATTCAAGTGGTTGAAGTTTCAGCCTTAAATAAAACCGGGCTCGATAAGTTAGAGGAGGCTTTGCTGCTCCAAGCCGAGATGATGGATTTGAAAGCCCGAGTTGATGGGCCTGCACAAGCTTATGTGGTCGAGGCTCGACTGGACAAGGGACGGGGGCCACTTGCTACGGCTATAATAAAGGCGGGGACTTTAGTTTCCGGAAAGCATATTGTTGTTGGTGCGGAATGGGGGAAGATTAGAGCTATAAGGGATACGGTTGGGAAACCCGTAGACAAGGCGGGGCCCGCCACTCCAGTTGTGATTGAAGGGTTGAAAGGATTACCCATGGCGGGTGATGACATCACTGTTGTCGAGACTGAGGAGAGAGCGAAGATGTTGAGTGCAGGAAGGAAAAAGAAGGTCGAGAAGGACAGATTGAACAAGATAGAAGAAGAAAGGcttgagaaattaaaatcggACAAGGAATCTTCCGAAACATTAGATGAATCGGAAGAAGTCATTCAAAGGGTCGAGTTGCCTATTATTGTAAAAGCAGATGTCCAGGGCTCCGCCCAAGCGGTTACTGATGCTTTGAGAAGCTTAAATAGTCCCCAG GTTTTGGTGAATATTGTTCATGTTGGCCTAGGACCTATTTCTCAGTCTGATGTGGACTTGGCTCGAGCGTGTGATGCCTGCATAGTGGGATTCAATGTTCGGAATCCTCCTAGTTCTGTCAGCATGTCTGCTACCCGAGCGAAAATACAG ATAAAGGTACATGCAGTGATTTATCACCTGTTGAACGAGATGGGGAATTTAATAGTGGAAAAGGCACCTGGAACATCAGAGATGAAGGTAGCGGGAGAAGCTCAGGTGATTAACATTTTTGAACTTAAAGGCCGAAGCAAAGCCAAGGGGGATGACGTGAAGATTGCTGGGTGCAAAGTGGTAGACGGTCATGTTTCCAAGTCTGCGACATTCAGGCTCCTGAGGAGTGGAGAAATAGTGTTCGAAGGGTCTTGCTCATCgctcaagaaagaaaagcaGGACGTTGACATGGTTGGGAAGGGATGCGAATGCGGGCTCGTCATTCAAGATTGTCTTGATTTCCGCGTTGGCGATGTTGTCCAGTGCATGGAAATGATTAAGAGGAAACCCAAGTTTATTTCTTCTCAAAGTGGTGCTGTTCGCATTGAATGCTGA
- the LOC124910291 gene encoding uncharacterized protein LOC124910291 has product MASLTPHWPCFCTSISVRGNFPNPRNSGVIVPLKASSSSTESPSPTSSNSPEVSREPEPTKIDPVKIAFAKAKAYKKGVRLQQPPNPSSQTGDIIEVKPSDSKNETIQNTESYDSPDNQSTQVDFENAAASRREQELPASVKLAMERAKKYKANKESVLPVASSNEDGEVVETEEIIMKKIIEKGELKVSKMDFIGLGFSDKRKTRGLPAGLIPIADPFPDRDPGEVEIIVGDRTKFGNATVSEPESIEDDDKSDLYKPKVSTWGVFPRPGNISKTYGGGRTIQPGDSLETDEDRAAKQARTRELLSQYKKRTGIKIDPELKDECEKDLKNGDALMENGMLEDALPFYEKIMEKLAFQNELHGLAALQWSICQDSLGRQSKARVMYEKLQSHPTYSVSKSAKQFLFGFQAMDMMKVRSMDMSKVNAGYQNYFEAFIKDKEIDYSLKDTETDNVDLGLDQVLPYVAFIVSPIFLVFLVALTKAR; this is encoded by the exons ATGGCCTCTCTTACTCCTCACTGGCCATGTTTTTGCACGTCCATATCGGTCAGAGGAAACTTTCCAAATCCCAGAAACAGCGGAGTCATTGTTCCTCTTAAGGCTTCGTCTAGTAGTACCGAATCTCCATCACCCACTTCATCGAATTCCCCTGAAGTTTCTCGAGAACCGGAGCCAACCAAGATTGACCCTGTGAAGATTGCCTTTGCCAAAGCTAAAGCATACAAGAAAGGTGTACGGCTACAACAACCACCAAATCCTAGTTCTCAAACTGGAGATATTATCGAGGTGAAACCAAGTGATAGCAAAAATGAAACAATCCAGAATACAGAATCCTATGACAG CCCAGATAACCAATCAACTCAAGTGGACTTTGAGAATGCAGCAGCTAGCAGAAGAGAGCAGGAATTGCCAGCATCTGTCAAACTTGCCATGGAGAGAGCAAAGAAGTACAAGGCGAACAAAGAAAGCGTTCTTCCTGTTGCCTCAAGCAATGAAGACGGGGAAGTTGTTGAAACAGAGGAAATTATCATGAAGAAAATTATTGAGAAGGGAGAGTTGAAGGTTTCAAAGATGGACTTTATAGGACTTGGATTCTCAGATAAGAGGAAAACCAGAGGGCTTCCTGCTGGTTTGATTCCAATAGCAGATCCTTTCCCAGACAGAGATCCGGGTGAGGTAGAGATAATAGTTGGTGATAGGACCAAGTTTGGAAATGCAACAGTATCAGAGCCAGAGTCAATTGAGGATGATGATAAATCAGATTTGTATAAACCTAAGGTTTCTACTTGGGGAGTCTTTCCTCGTCCTGGAAACATCTCAAAAACG TATGGTGGTGGAAGAACGATCCAGCCGGGAGATTCACTTGAAACAGATGAAGATCGAGCTGCTAAACAAGCACGCACCAGAGAACTACTTTCACAGTACAAGAAACGAACTGGCATTAAAATTGATCCCGAGTTAAAGGACGAATGTGAGAAG GATTTGAAGAATGGCGATGCATTGATGGAAAATGGAATGCTCGAAGATGCACTAccattttatgaaaaaatcatGGAGAAGTTGGCCTTTCAG AATGAGCTTCATGGATTGGCTGCTTTACAATGGTCTATTTGTCAAGACTCCCTTGGAAG GCAAAGTAAAGCTCGTGTTATGTATGAGAAGCTTCAATCACACCCTACATATAGTGTGAGCAAGAGTGCAAAACAATTCTTGTTTGGGTTTCAG GCCATGGATATGATGAAAGTTAGGAGCATGGATATGTCAAAAGTTAACGCGGGCTACCAAAACTACTTTGAAGCGTTTATTAAAGATAAGGAAATCGACTATTCATTGAAAGATACTGAAACTGATAATGTTGATCTAGGTCTAGATCAAGTGCTGCCTTATGTTGCTTTCATTGTTTCTCCAATTTTTCTAGTGTTTCTTGTTGCCTTGACAAAGGCCAGATAG
- the LOC124945409 gene encoding U-box domain-containing protein 44-like has product MEIQSQAMSEYTAFLDKLRPILDELKCCKFMDINTVRKTVESLEVELLRADKAMTPSTDDFTYSTAKQMEHMIHHLGRTLGLVLFATRKIILIDKREEMEDLRKEMMGARFVSSRPNSYSELDIDYYEYPEIEPMETTTDQEESEGEINLDIDDIVLQLKYGADDEFGRALSGFNSLIRDNSITNDWINEEGIVQILFNRLGSSMLVNRLTVLQTLRLLIAHSSQNKEKMTDNGSMGILVKSLARDVEERREAVGLMLSLSDMAAFGRRVGRIQGCIVMLAAILNGDDSVASNDAEKLLNALSNNTQNAIHMAEASYFKPLVHYLHNGSDMSKILMATALSRMELTDQCKASLGEDGAIEPLVKMFNGGKLEAKFSALSALQKLSSLKENINRLIASGMVTSLLQLLFSVTSVLMTLREPASAILAKIAQSESVLVSQDIAQQMLSLLHLSSPIIQLHLLEALNSIAAHPNASKVRRKMKENGAIQLLFTFLNETNTNIRTSALNLICTLSQHFPEELTEQQPNESELRLIVNIIDSSVSVTEKEAAIGILSNIPLTNKKATHTLKKAQLLPMIISIVNNSTSSNNSRLLAERIAGLLIRFTSDKQLQKFSVEIGIIPSLVKLLSNEWSVITQSRSATALSQLSETSLSLKKSKSKRWICVQPSSNTLCSVHESYCSVKGTFCLIKAGAVSPLMRILEGNEREADEAVLGALATLLEDGIWEKGSSCVVKAVLPIIRVLEKGTTVKAQEKGVWILERIFRIEAYRLEYGESAEMVLIDMAQRGDPSLKPIVARILAQLQLLQIQSTYF; this is encoded by the exons ATGGAAATCCAGAGCCAAGCCATGTCTGAATATACAGCTTTCCTCGACAAACTGAGGCCAATTCTAGATGAATTGAAGTGCTGCAAGTTCATGGATATCAACACCGTACGTAAAACTGTGGAATCTCTTGAAGTCGAGCTCCTGCGAGCTGACAAGGCTATGACACCAAGCACCGATGACTTCACATATTCCACTGCTAAACAGATGGAGCATATGATTCATCATTTGGGAAGGACTCTGGGTCTAGTCCTTTTCGCTACACGAAAGATTATACTGATAGATAAGAGAGAAGAGATGGAGGATTTGCGAAAGGAAATGATGGGAGCCAGGTTTGTATCATCCAGACCCAACAGCTATTCGGAATTGGATATTGATTATTACGAATATCCTGAAATAGAGCCGATGGAGACTACTACTGATCAGGAAGAGTCGGAAGGGGAGATTAACTTGGATATTGATGATATAGTTTTGCAACTCAAGTATGGAGCTGACGACGAATTCGGACGAGCATTATCCGGATTCAACTCCTTGATTAGAGACAATTCTATAACGAACGATTGGATAAATGAAGAAGGGATCGTTCAAATCTTGTTCAATAGGTTGGGTTCGAGTATGCTTGTTAATCGGTTGACTGTGCTTCAGACATTAAGACTCTTGATAGCCCACTCTTCTCAAAataaggagaagatgacagacAACGGGTCAATGGGGATTTTGGTGAAATCGCTGGCTAGAGATGTGGAGGAGAGAAGGGAAGCAGTAGGGTTGATGTTAAGCTTATCGGATATGGCTGCTTTTGGGAGAAGGGTTGGTCGGATTCAGGGCTGCATAGTGATGCTAGCCGCCATTTTGAACGGAGATGATTCAGTGGCCTCAAATGATGCAGAAAAGTTGTTGAATGCTCTTTCAAATAATACACAGAATGCAATTCATATGGCGGAAGCCAGTTACTTCAAGCCCCTTGTTCATTACCTACACAATG GATCGGACATGAGTAAGATACTCATGGCTACTGCACTTTCAAGAATGGAACTTACAGATCAATGTAAAGCTTCTCTCGGTGAAGATGGTGCTATCGAGCCATTGGTTAAGATGTTTAATGGCGGGAAGCTTGAAGCTAAATTCTCAGCTTTGAGTGCCTTACAGAAACTATCAAGTTTAAAAGAGAATATCAATAGATTAATCGCTTCAGGAATGGTTACCTCTCTTCTTCAGCTTCTTTTTTCAGTCACCTCTGTTCTCATGACTCTGAGGGAACCAGCATCCGCCATTCTCGCGAAGATCGCTCAGTCTGAATCAGTCCTTGTCAGCCAAGATATCGCTCAACAAATGCTTTCTCTATTACACTTATCCAGTCCAATTATTCAACTTCATCTACTTGAAGCCCTCAACAGCATCGCTGCACATCCAAATGCTTCAAAAGTCAGAAGGAAAATGAAGGAAAACGGCGCAATTCAACTCCTCTTTACCTTTCTAAACGAAACAAACACCAATATCAGGACCAGTGCGTTGAACTTGATCTGCACTTTGAGTCAGCATTTCCCTGAAGAACTGACCGAACAACAACCGAATGAATCCGAATTACGATTAATCGTTAACATCATAGATTCATCTGTTTCAGTTACCGAAAAGGAAGCAGCAATTGGCATTTTAAGTAACATTCCACTAACTAACAAGAAAGCTACACATACCTTAAAGAAAGCACAACTACTCCCAATGATCATCTCCATCGTCAACAATTCAACTTCGTCAAACAATTCACGTCTCTTAGCCGAGAGAATTGCAGGTTTATTGATACGATTCACATCAGACAAACAGTTACAAAAATTCTCAGTTGAAATCGGGATCATACCTTCGCTAGTGAAGTTACTCTCAAACGAATGGTCCGTTATTACACAATCAAGATCTGCAACCGCTCTATCACAACTATCTGAAACCTCTCTATCCCTGAAGAAATCCAAATCAAAAAGATGGATCTGCGTTCAACCGTCGTCGAACACGTTATGCTCTGTTCACGAATCATATTGTTCGGTTAAAGGAACGTTCTGTCTGATCAAAGCAGGTGCAGTATCTCCATTGATGAGAATTTTGGAAGGGAATGAAAGGGAAGCGGATGAAGCTGTTCTTGGAGCATTGGCGACACTTTTAGAAGACGGAATATGGGAAAAAGGAAGCAGTTGTGTAGTGAAAGCAGTGTTACCGATTATTAGGGTTTTGGAAAAGGGAACGACGGTGAAAGCGCAGGAGAAAGGTGTTTGGATATTGGAGAGGATATTTCGAATTGAAGCTTATAGATTAGAGTATGGTGAATCTGCTGAAATGGTGCTTATTGATATGGCGCAGAGAGGTGATCCTTCGTTGAAACCGATTGTTGCTAGGATCTTGGCTCAACTTCAGTTATTGCAAATTCAATCTACTTATTTTTAA